A window from bacterium encodes these proteins:
- the rnhA gene encoding ribonuclease HI gives MDTVEIYTDGACSGNPGPGGWAAILRHGRHEKEIAGHAAATTNNRMELTAVIEALKRLKRPCQVVICSDSTYLIDSFEKGWLANWKRNGWKRGPNKRDPVPNADLWQALDQLVSKHNVKWQKVRGHAGHEFNERVDRLAVQQIELLRMLKK, from the coding sequence ATGGACACAGTTGAAATCTACACCGACGGCGCCTGCTCCGGTAATCCCGGGCCGGGCGGGTGGGCCGCCATCTTGCGGCACGGCCGGCATGAAAAAGAGATCGCCGGCCACGCCGCCGCTACCACCAACAACCGCATGGAGCTGACCGCGGTCATCGAGGCGCTCAAGCGACTGAAGCGGCCGTGCCAGGTGGTCATCTGTTCGGACAGCACCTATCTCATCGACAGCTTTGAAAAGGGCTGGCTGGCAAACTGGAAACGCAACGGCTGGAAGCGCGGCCCGAACAAACGCGATCCCGTGCCCAACGCCGACTTGTGGCAGGCGCTTGACCAGCTCGTAAGCAAACACAACGTGAAATGGCAAAAGGTGCGCGGCCACGCCGGCCATGAGTTCAACGAGCGCGTCGACCGGCTCGCCGTGCAACAAATCGAGCTGTTGCGCATGCTGAAAAAATGA
- a CDS encoding ABC transporter permease, with the protein MNELWAVCYYTFRESLARKTFIGFFIVSSIVLAIMLLALNVDAVDGAIASLSLFGKEAEGIDVTVEKFVIGIESVLAGALFTGGLFFSIFATASLVPNMLEKGNIDWLLAKPISREKLLFGRFLGALTIVTFNVFYLIGGAWLILSLKTGMWHWPFLLSGVMITATFAVLYGFMVFLGVTLQNSAVTIMGAYLITFFSPFLFKRNEIYALLSQKIYQMMLDGLYYITPRTFELGKMVTETVMGQKVASWIPLWHSLAIGLFFFGLAVYSFKRKNF; encoded by the coding sequence ATGAACGAGCTGTGGGCGGTGTGTTATTACACGTTTCGGGAATCGCTGGCGCGCAAGACCTTCATCGGCTTCTTCATCGTGTCTTCGATCGTGCTGGCGATCATGCTGTTGGCGCTCAATGTCGATGCCGTTGACGGCGCCATTGCTTCGCTGTCGCTGTTCGGCAAGGAGGCGGAGGGCATCGACGTCACCGTCGAGAAATTCGTGATCGGGATCGAGTCGGTGCTGGCAGGCGCGCTGTTCACCGGCGGCTTGTTCTTCTCGATCTTTGCCACGGCCAGCCTGGTGCCCAACATGCTGGAGAAGGGCAACATCGACTGGCTGCTGGCCAAACCGATTTCCCGCGAGAAGCTGTTGTTCGGCCGCTTCCTGGGCGCGCTGACAATCGTGACCTTCAACGTATTCTACCTGATCGGCGGCGCCTGGCTGATTCTCTCGCTCAAGACCGGCATGTGGCACTGGCCGTTCCTGTTGAGCGGCGTGATGATCACCGCGACGTTTGCCGTGCTCTATGGCTTCATGGTTTTTCTCGGGGTGACGCTGCAGAATTCCGCCGTCACCATCATGGGCGCCTATCTCATCACTTTTTTCAGCCCCTTCCTGTTTAAGCGCAATGAGATCTATGCGCTGCTGTCGCAGAAGATCTACCAAATGATGCTGGACGGACTTTACTACATCACGCCGCGCACCTTCGAGCTCGGCAAGATGGTGACGGAGACGGTGATGGGACAGAAAGTGGCGAGTTGGATACCCTTGTGGCATTCCCTGGCAATCGGCCTGTTCTTTTTCGGATTGGCCGTCTACTCATTCAAACGCAAGAATTTTTAG
- a CDS encoding DNA-3-methyladenine glycosylase, with protein sequence MSELAAAQRHLRRADPVLAQIIDRCGSCTLQPDRRYFASLVEAILSQQLSVKAAATIHARFKDLLGGQVESAGILQLTDAQIRAAGISRQKMGYLRDLSTKWQDGLLHGRRLARLTDDEVIAALTQVKGIGRWTAEMFLIFSLGRLDVLPVDDLGFRNAVKKAYRLRKLPEAKRLQQIAENWRPYRSVATWYLWQSLDNKPR encoded by the coding sequence ATGTCTGAACTCGCTGCGGCGCAACGCCACCTCCGCCGCGCCGATCCGGTGCTGGCGCAAATCATCGACCGTTGCGGCAGCTGCACGTTGCAGCCGGACCGGCGGTATTTCGCCTCGCTGGTGGAAGCCATTCTCTCCCAGCAGCTTTCGGTCAAGGCGGCGGCCACGATTCACGCCCGCTTCAAAGACCTTTTGGGCGGCCAGGTTGAATCAGCCGGCATCCTGCAATTGACCGATGCCCAAATTCGCGCCGCCGGCATTTCCCGCCAGAAGATGGGCTACCTGCGCGATCTTTCCACCAAGTGGCAGGATGGTCTGCTGCACGGCCGCCGGCTCGCGCGCCTCACCGATGACGAGGTGATCGCCGCGCTGACCCAGGTGAAAGGCATCGGCCGCTGGACCGCGGAGATGTTCCTCATCTTTTCGCTCGGCCGCCTGGACGTGTTGCCGGTTGACGATCTCGGCTTCCGCAATGCCGTCAAGAAAGCCTATCGTCTGCGCAAACTACCTGAGGCCAAGCGCCTGCAGCAGATTGCCGAGAACTGGCGCCCCTATCGCAGCGTGGCAACCTGGTATCTGTGGCAAAGTCTCGATAACAAACCTCGCTAG
- a CDS encoding YCF48-related protein, with protein MKKSVSIFSIILAAAVAPFTAGETMYIWNAGTVWRVKAIIAAFLAIVAPGLTQELARSTSPDWIFRMTTQGRPPLPGEESGWVWHNPLPQGNTLTDLHLAGPGVVLAAGSGGSFLATEDDGAHWKRVKNAAGTYQQINDVFFLNDTLAWAAGENNTVFLSADGGKCWFPVRLPEAANWNAVHFVNPSVGWLAGYSWRTVNSYGGRVKHGIIAHTVDAGRTWKNFFFTTLHDDFDSIIYALSFLTAQKGFAVGHKGGVHTIYQTDDGGETWSEQVISEGPGKDLLAVHFADAYHGWIAGKNGTLLHTEDQGENWLIQTSGTTQPLNDIFFIDTQHGWAAGDAGIILFTNDGGLHWQAAMANMTQNLLTVEFSDPTNGWAAGAHGEILRSRDGGRTWTLLFHTFTRTHLEEMIFTDAQTGWIVGTKGALFKTTDGGQNWITKQSGVTNDLRRIQFLNADTGWIAGSHTLLRTTNGGEDWSRLLSWSGFDYGSTTLQFINAKVGMVINGGFIRTEDSGSNWFVHYAGIAGPKHNIHFFDADTGLVFGEWSGGGGQITMTTDGGKTWKLVGEAPVPAWDVFFLDRKIGWVVGGSGVTKTENGGLSWRRTAQSPVRARAVHFVDSELGYIAGENGSIFFTTNGGEEWQQLKSGTSLHLRSVFFTDTYTGWIAGDEGTLLKTTTGGFDFFERICTEPILPPPPPKPPEPPVTFVLYQNIPNPFKDFTTIDYVMEGRGHVMLRVYDILGRHVRTLVDAVQGEEDIYTVLWHGENDAGKRLPAGIYFYRFEAGRLTQTKKMILLH; from the coding sequence GTGAAAAAGTCTGTTTCAATTTTCAGCATCATTCTCGCCGCCGCAGTTGCCCCATTCACCGCCGGAGAAACCATGTATATCTGGAACGCCGGGACAGTTTGGAGGGTGAAGGCCATCATAGCCGCCTTTTTGGCGATTGTTGCTCCCGGCCTCACACAGGAACTAGCGCGGAGCACGTCACCTGATTGGATCTTCCGCATGACAACCCAAGGACGACCGCCATTGCCCGGAGAAGAATCCGGCTGGGTATGGCATAATCCACTCCCCCAAGGGAATACGCTGACTGACTTACATTTGGCAGGGCCGGGCGTAGTCCTAGCGGCCGGCAGCGGCGGCAGTTTCCTAGCCACGGAAGACGACGGTGCGCACTGGAAGCGCGTCAAGAACGCTGCTGGGACATATCAACAAATCAACGACGTATTTTTCTTAAACGACACTCTAGCCTGGGCGGCCGGTGAGAACAATACCGTCTTCCTTTCCGCTGACGGGGGCAAATGCTGGTTCCCTGTGAGGCTGCCGGAAGCGGCGAATTGGAATGCGGTTCATTTTGTGAATCCGTCGGTGGGCTGGCTCGCGGGCTACAGTTGGCGAACCGTCAATTCCTATGGCGGCAGGGTCAAACATGGCATCATTGCGCATACCGTCGATGCCGGAAGGACGTGGAAAAACTTCTTTTTCACCACGCTTCATGATGATTTTGATTCGATCATCTACGCTCTCTCCTTCCTTACCGCCCAAAAAGGCTTTGCTGTTGGCCACAAAGGCGGGGTGCATACAATCTACCAAACCGATGATGGCGGCGAAACTTGGTCCGAACAGGTCATCTCCGAGGGCCCGGGAAAAGATCTGTTGGCAGTCCATTTTGCTGATGCCTATCACGGCTGGATTGCCGGAAAAAACGGCACGCTCTTACACACTGAGGATCAGGGGGAAAACTGGTTAATCCAGACCTCTGGTACGACACAGCCCCTGAATGATATTTTCTTCATTGACACCCAACACGGCTGGGCTGCAGGCGATGCCGGCATCATTCTGTTTACGAATGATGGCGGGTTACACTGGCAGGCGGCAATGGCCAATATGACACAGAACCTGCTTACGGTAGAATTTAGCGATCCTACCAATGGCTGGGCCGCGGGTGCACACGGCGAGATCTTGCGCTCACGCGATGGCGGCCGAACATGGACCTTGCTTTTCCACACTTTCACGCGCACCCATTTGGAAGAAATGATTTTTACCGATGCACAAACCGGTTGGATCGTAGGAACGAAAGGAGCTTTGTTTAAAACAACAGATGGCGGCCAGAACTGGATTACCAAGCAGAGCGGCGTCACCAACGATCTGCGCAGGATTCAGTTTTTGAATGCTGACACGGGCTGGATAGCCGGTAGCCACACCTTGCTTAGAACGACAAATGGCGGAGAGGATTGGTCGCGGTTGCTATCTTGGTCAGGGTTCGACTACGGCTCTACGACATTGCAGTTCATCAATGCCAAGGTCGGCATGGTGATAAACGGAGGCTTTATTAGAACCGAAGACAGTGGCAGCAATTGGTTCGTTCACTATGCCGGGATCGCTGGCCCAAAGCACAATATCCATTTCTTCGATGCCGACACCGGCCTCGTGTTCGGTGAATGGTCTGGAGGTGGAGGCCAAATTACAATGACAACAGATGGCGGAAAAACTTGGAAGCTGGTCGGCGAAGCGCCCGTTCCAGCATGGGATGTCTTCTTCCTCGATCGAAAAATAGGCTGGGTGGTCGGAGGATCCGGTGTGACGAAGACGGAAAACGGAGGATTGTCATGGCGTAGGACAGCCCAATCTCCTGTTCGAGCTCGCGCTGTGCACTTTGTCGATTCCGAATTGGGCTACATTGCCGGCGAAAACGGCAGCATCTTCTTCACCACCAACGGCGGGGAAGAATGGCAGCAACTCAAGAGTGGCACCAGTCTTCACCTGCGGTCAGTTTTCTTTACGGATACTTACACCGGCTGGATCGCCGGTGACGAAGGGACGTTACTCAAAACCACAACCGGTGGCTTCGACTTTTTTGAGCGCATTTGTACGGAACCCATTCTGCCACCACCGCCACCCAAGCCGCCGGAGCCTCCGGTGACTTTTGTACTCTATCAAAACATCCCCAATCCTTTCAAGGATTTCACTACCATCGACTATGTCATGGAGGGGAGAGGGCACGTGATGTTGAGGGTTTATGACATTCTCGGACGGCATGTGCGAACGCTGGTCGATGCCGTGCAGGGCGAGGAGGATATCTATACCGTTCTTTGGCACGGAGAAAATGATGCAGGAAAACGGCTTCCCGCGGGAATCTATTTTTATCGTTTCGAGGCCGGGAGGCTTACGCAAACGAAGAAGATGATTCTACTGCACTGA
- a CDS encoding peroxiredoxin produces MRDPLQPGDLAPEFEALTEAQTRVRLSDFRGRRVVLYFYPKDDTPGUTAQACGFRDHHLEIEEQNAVVLGVSADGWDSHVRFKTKYNLPFTLLVDADYRIAEAYGVLDKKSLRRFLFSGLRRSHFVIDENGRILAAHYGVAPNSSATEALATLRTATEKA; encoded by the coding sequence ATGAGGGATCCCTTGCAGCCCGGCGACCTCGCGCCGGAGTTCGAAGCGCTGACCGAGGCCCAAACCCGCGTCAGGCTCAGCGATTTTCGCGGCCGGCGCGTCGTGCTCTATTTCTATCCCAAAGACGACACCCCCGGCTGAACCGCGCAAGCATGCGGCTTTCGCGACCATCACCTCGAAATCGAAGAGCAAAACGCGGTGGTGCTGGGCGTAAGCGCGGATGGCTGGGACAGCCATGTGAGATTCAAAACCAAATACAACCTGCCGTTCACCCTGCTGGTCGATGCCGACTATCGCATCGCCGAGGCCTATGGCGTGTTGGACAAGAAATCGCTGCGCCGCTTTCTCTTCTCGGGTTTGCGCCGCAGCCATTTTGTGATTGATGAAAACGGCCGGATCCTCGCCGCCCACTACGGCGTGGCGCCCAACTCGAGCGCAACCGAGGCCCTGGCCACTCTGCGCACGGCGACGGAAAAGGCGTGA
- a CDS encoding YCF48-related protein, whose product MSRFINLVTFMGMLGLRAFAQESQSDLIAIVFYDNRLGWIASESGQVYSTEDRGMTWTERSRTNSYLRDLDFVNRNTGFAVTLRDLLHTADAGLSWNPVFEEFWHFCSLSSFVRITVFMNRIAFVNNSRCIIEPDLLHGAILLADTSDILATIQSVFDQEGGLFDLAVVGESRMWAVGTQIERVSRTLRGAVYSNSIASNAQWHLQYLDEELDRTLYAVGFVDSISGWACGDRGLILHTRDGENWRAQTTPLPRSLFDIAFVDSRVGWAVGNHGTILHTLDGGETWTMQISGASVDLNEIAALSADTACVVGNGSTILITVDGGLTWQPGSVRTLVALDVNFVPLQFMLHQNHPNPFNRSTAISFSLPRAGFVTLKIYNLLGRLVAVLFDREAAPGRYEVVWNGKDLRGHEVPSGIYIYRLQAGQVEVAKRMMLVR is encoded by the coding sequence ATGTCTCGATTCATCAATCTGGTCACCTTCATGGGCATGCTTGGCTTGCGTGCATTTGCGCAAGAGAGTCAAAGTGATCTTATAGCCATCGTTTTTTATGATAACCGCCTCGGTTGGATTGCCTCGGAAAGCGGACAAGTCTATTCTACCGAAGACAGAGGTATGACGTGGACAGAACGAAGTCGAACGAACTCTTATCTACGGGACCTCGATTTTGTCAATCGAAACACAGGTTTTGCGGTGACGCTTCGTGACCTGCTTCATACAGCAGATGCCGGACTCTCGTGGAATCCGGTCTTCGAGGAATTTTGGCATTTCTGCTCTCTGAGCTCTTTCGTGAGAATCACCGTCTTTATGAATAGAATCGCTTTCGTTAACAACTCTCGTTGCATCATTGAACCCGATTTGCTTCATGGTGCGATCTTGCTTGCCGATACCTCCGACATTCTCGCCACAATACAGTCAGTCTTTGATCAAGAAGGAGGCCTCTTCGATCTGGCCGTTGTCGGAGAAAGCCGCATGTGGGCAGTCGGTACGCAGATCGAGCGAGTGTCGAGAACTCTTCGCGGCGCCGTCTATTCCAACAGCATTGCCTCGAATGCGCAATGGCATCTCCAATATCTTGACGAGGAGCTGGATCGCACGCTATACGCAGTCGGTTTTGTGGATTCCATATCGGGCTGGGCGTGCGGAGACAGAGGCTTGATTCTGCATACCCGCGACGGCGAAAACTGGCGTGCTCAAACGACGCCGCTCCCACGGAGCCTGTTCGATATTGCCTTTGTGGATTCACGGGTGGGATGGGCGGTAGGAAACCATGGGACAATCTTGCACACACTTGACGGTGGTGAAACTTGGACAATGCAAATTTCCGGCGCTTCCGTAGATTTGAATGAGATTGCAGCGCTGTCAGCAGATACGGCTTGTGTCGTCGGCAATGGTTCTACAATCCTCATCACAGTTGACGGAGGCCTCACTTGGCAACCAGGAAGCGTGAGGACTCTGGTTGCATTAGATGTGAATTTTGTCCCGCTCCAGTTCATGCTCCATCAAAACCACCCCAACCCCTTCAACCGCTCGACCGCCATCAGCTTCTCGCTTCCTCGAGCTGGCTTCGTCACGCTCAAAATCTACAACCTGCTCGGCCGGCTGGTGGCGGTGCTGTTCGACCGCGAAGCCGCACCGGGACGCTATGAAGTCGTATGGAATGGCAAAGATCTGCGCGGGCACGAGGTGCCGAGCGGAATCTACATCTATCGCCTGCAGGCCGGCCAGGTGGAGGTGGCAAAGCGGATGATGCTGGTGCGGTAG
- a CDS encoding T9SS type A sorting domain-containing protein, producing the protein MIAKGLGYGWVMLLVICSAAFCQFQEAIWIKGGINPGNNILPAALSYSRDGEHVILNAGGRLKYWHTGSGNLVKILEVGFPIVAFSSDSQSVAVREGSAFRILVTASWDLLHSFPAVPSAFQFSPDLGLILTYADSTVKLWEVSTGNLLRSFTSPGATVYSACFSPNGQFVLAQGSDNVMRLWEIAGGTAVWASATSGGWLSPAFSPDGRYLAAISRGEKRIKLLQVSNAVLVRDFAEIANLKGALSFAANGNFLMAFAPYDENAFGDRGDRIGIWEVANGNLFCLIEGQNTNERFSLAALSSEGDQVVAVNENHTMKLWRPATGNAIKTITPHPHSVNAVGFTPDGRYLASTASVWNEPIKLWDVATGDLVRTFAASLNSYDSFAFSPLGRFIAGRKYNSLTLWEVTSGLYLKEMTVPLGEVGNLLAFSPDEQLLAAEVNGMIKLWGIHTDNVIVRTLAGHLNGVLAFSFSADGSQLISFGGDKRIKTWEVASGGLLNEIEVPDGAAVAAALSSDHRYLALLDDQGGIGDESGYTLIRVYKVSSGDPFRLFHAPPVGQISFSRDGEYLVGPLSDGTIRVWKVETGAEEDYKEAYPAGTATFAISPDSKHLAAGMSDGSLIFWRTRGMSSKVTANEPVRLSELTLEQNHPNPFNPSTAISFSLPRAGFVTLKIYNLLGEEIATLTNEQCAAGEHRVQWQAQDLPSGVYVYRLQAQGFSQSRKLVLLR; encoded by the coding sequence ATGATTGCGAAAGGCCTTGGTTATGGCTGGGTGATGCTGCTTGTGATTTGCAGTGCTGCTTTCTGCCAGTTTCAGGAGGCGATTTGGATCAAGGGGGGAATCAATCCGGGCAATAACATTCTCCCGGCCGCGCTATCCTACTCGCGCGACGGTGAGCATGTCATCCTCAATGCCGGCGGCAGACTGAAGTACTGGCATACCGGCTCCGGGAATCTGGTCAAGATCCTGGAGGTGGGATTCCCCATTGTTGCGTTCTCTTCCGACAGTCAATCTGTAGCAGTGCGTGAGGGGTCCGCCTTCAGAATCCTGGTGACTGCGTCCTGGGATCTCCTGCACAGCTTTCCCGCTGTGCCATCGGCATTCCAATTCTCGCCTGACCTGGGCTTGATTCTCACCTACGCTGACTCCACCGTGAAACTCTGGGAGGTGTCCACCGGCAACCTGCTCCGGAGTTTCACCTCACCTGGCGCTACGGTCTACTCTGCCTGCTTTTCCCCCAATGGCCAGTTCGTGCTCGCCCAGGGAAGTGACAATGTGATGCGCTTGTGGGAAATCGCGGGAGGGACAGCAGTCTGGGCATCGGCAACCTCTGGCGGCTGGCTCTCTCCGGCTTTCTCGCCGGATGGCCGGTATCTGGCTGCAATCAGCAGAGGAGAAAAGAGAATAAAGCTGCTGCAGGTTTCGAATGCCGTCCTGGTCAGGGACTTCGCCGAGATCGCCAACCTGAAGGGGGCGCTGTCATTTGCGGCAAATGGCAACTTCCTCATGGCATTCGCGCCCTATGACGAGAATGCCTTTGGTGATCGCGGCGACCGGATCGGCATATGGGAAGTCGCGAACGGCAATTTGTTTTGTCTGATCGAGGGACAAAACACCAACGAGAGATTCAGCCTGGCGGCACTCTCGTCCGAGGGCGATCAGGTCGTGGCGGTGAACGAGAATCATACGATGAAACTATGGCGTCCCGCCACGGGCAATGCGATCAAAACGATCACCCCTCACCCACATAGCGTCAATGCTGTCGGCTTCACCCCTGATGGCCGGTATCTCGCTTCAACCGCCAGCGTGTGGAACGAACCCATCAAACTGTGGGACGTTGCCACCGGAGATCTGGTGCGCACCTTTGCGGCCTCGCTGAATTCCTATGATTCATTCGCCTTCTCACCGCTCGGCCGGTTCATTGCCGGCCGGAAGTACAACTCGCTCACGCTTTGGGAAGTGACCAGCGGACTCTATCTGAAGGAGATGACCGTTCCACTGGGTGAAGTGGGAAATCTGCTGGCGTTCTCACCAGATGAGCAACTCCTCGCGGCCGAGGTGAACGGCATGATCAAGCTGTGGGGCATACACACTGACAACGTTATCGTGCGCACCCTGGCAGGCCATCTGAACGGCGTCCTGGCGTTTTCGTTTTCAGCCGATGGCAGCCAACTGATTTCCTTCGGCGGTGACAAGAGAATCAAGACTTGGGAAGTTGCAAGCGGCGGTCTTCTGAACGAAATCGAAGTGCCGGACGGCGCCGCGGTGGCAGCGGCCCTTTCCTCCGACCATCGGTATCTGGCATTGCTGGACGATCAGGGAGGCATAGGGGATGAATCAGGATACACGTTGATTCGTGTGTACAAAGTCTCATCCGGGGATCCTTTCCGGCTATTTCATGCGCCGCCGGTCGGGCAGATTTCCTTCTCTCGCGATGGCGAGTATCTCGTTGGCCCCCTGTCGGACGGCACCATCCGCGTGTGGAAAGTCGAGACCGGGGCGGAGGAAGACTACAAGGAAGCATATCCTGCCGGCACGGCTACGTTCGCAATTTCGCCTGACTCCAAGCATCTTGCCGCCGGCATGAGTGATGGCTCGCTCATTTTTTGGCGCACAAGAGGGATGAGCTCCAAAGTTACGGCAAATGAACCGGTGCGATTGTCCGAACTAACGTTGGAACAAAACCACCCCAACCCCTTCAACCCCTCGACCGCCATCAGCTTCTCGCTTCCTCGAGCTGGCTTCGTCACGCTCAAAATCTACAACCTGCTCGGCGAAGAAATCGCGACGCTCACAAATGAGCAATGTGCAGCCGGCGAACACCGCGTGCAATGGCAGGCGCAGGATCTGCCCAGCGGCGTTTACGTGTATCGCCTGCAGGCGCAAGGCTTTTCGCAGAGCAGGAAGCTCGTCCTGCTGCGGTGA
- a CDS encoding ABC transporter ATP-binding protein — protein MSLIIATQHLSRSFNRGRVKALQNVSVRVESGKIFGLLGPNGAGKTTFIKILLGLQRPDSGEASLFAIPVANPASRARVGYLPENHRFPEFLSGVALLDYCGRLSGMASKAARQQRAELLLKRVKMWEWRNTRTKKYSKGMLQRLGIAQALLHDPELIILDEPTDGVDPIGRKEIRDLLLELKAQGKTIFINSHLLSEVEMICDEVAILHQGMLLRQGTVHELTTSDQRYRLHAAVKDADLLQQIRTKAALAETNNGHLDLVVSGPEPLNEIIDLLRRHHTLIEAIIPHRQSLEESFFQTIQGASLTDFNTVFAAGEPKAQEKKV, from the coding sequence ATGTCACTCATCATCGCAACGCAGCATTTGAGCCGGTCCTTCAATCGCGGCCGAGTCAAGGCACTGCAAAATGTCAGCGTGCGCGTGGAGTCCGGCAAGATTTTCGGCTTGCTCGGCCCCAATGGCGCGGGCAAGACCACCTTCATCAAAATCCTGCTCGGTTTGCAGCGGCCGGACAGCGGCGAGGCTTCGCTTTTCGCGATACCGGTCGCCAATCCCGCCAGCCGCGCGCGCGTCGGCTACCTGCCCGAGAATCATCGTTTCCCCGAATTCCTCAGCGGCGTGGCGCTGCTCGATTACTGCGGCCGGTTGAGCGGCATGGCCAGCAAGGCCGCGCGCCAGCAGCGCGCCGAGCTGCTGCTCAAGCGGGTGAAAATGTGGGAGTGGCGCAATACCCGCACGAAAAAATACAGCAAGGGCATGCTGCAACGGCTGGGCATCGCGCAGGCGCTGCTGCACGATCCCGAACTGATCATTCTCGATGAGCCGACCGACGGCGTGGATCCCATCGGCCGCAAGGAAATTCGCGACCTGCTGCTCGAGCTCAAGGCGCAGGGCAAAACCATTTTCATCAATTCCCACTTGCTGTCGGAAGTCGAAATGATTTGCGACGAGGTGGCGATTCTCCATCAGGGCATGCTGCTGCGGCAGGGCACGGTGCACGAGCTGACGACCTCGGATCAGCGCTATCGCCTGCATGCCGCGGTGAAGGACGCGGACTTGCTCCAGCAGATTCGCACCAAGGCCGCGCTGGCCGAGACCAACAACGGCCATCTCGATCTCGTCGTCTCCGGGCCGGAGCCCTTGAATGAGATCATCGATCTGCTGCGCCGGCATCACACCCTGATCGAGGCGATCATCCCGCACCGGCAATCGCTGGAAGAGAGTTTCTTCCAGACCATTCAAGGTGCGAGCCTGACCGACTTCAACACTGTCTTCGCGGCGGGCGAACCGAAAGCGCAGGAGAAAAAAGTATGA
- a CDS encoding arylamine N-acetyltransferase codes for MITPLLDPAQHQESVGHFRAHFRLAAGPPSLAHLRELLGHFGNLPYENLSKIIKFNRHGQDFEKRLRLPEEVMHDHARSQLGGTCFSLTFFLHTILWHSGFASYIVMADMRAGANLHCALIVFVDGVKYLVDPGYVLRTPMALDPARPRLYHNDFTGVELRLAPAAAGYDLFTFNREEVKWRYRFVDRPTPLPEFLEHWQASFQRNSMHGLCLTRVQAGELIFIHKHHLRITALAGKRNVNLKRNYHAAIHELFGIAPELVEQAQAALQANLQRERETGIFPLQQE; via the coding sequence ATGATTACGCCCTTGCTCGATCCCGCGCAACACCAGGAAAGCGTCGGGCATTTTCGTGCGCATTTTCGCCTCGCCGCCGGCCCGCCGAGCCTGGCGCACTTGCGCGAGCTGCTCGGCCATTTCGGCAATCTGCCGTATGAAAATCTGAGCAAGATCATCAAGTTCAACCGCCACGGCCAGGACTTCGAGAAACGCCTGCGCCTGCCGGAAGAAGTGATGCATGATCATGCCCGCTCGCAACTGGGCGGCACATGCTTTTCCCTGACGTTCTTCCTGCACACGATCTTGTGGCACAGTGGCTTTGCCAGTTACATCGTCATGGCTGACATGCGCGCCGGTGCCAATCTGCATTGCGCCTTGATCGTATTCGTGGACGGGGTCAAATACCTGGTTGATCCGGGCTACGTGCTGCGCACGCCGATGGCGCTCGATCCGGCCAGGCCGCGCCTCTATCACAATGACTTCACCGGCGTGGAATTGCGCCTGGCGCCGGCCGCGGCCGGTTATGATCTCTTCACCTTCAACCGTGAGGAAGTGAAGTGGCGTTACCGCTTTGTCGACCGGCCCACGCCGCTGCCGGAGTTTCTCGAACATTGGCAGGCCTCATTCCAGCGCAACAGCATGCACGGCTTGTGCCTCACGCGCGTGCAAGCGGGTGAGCTGATCTTCATTCACAAGCACCATCTGCGCATCACCGCGCTGGCCGGCAAGCGTAATGTCAACCTCAAGCGCAATTATCACGCTGCGATTCACGAGCTTTTCGGCATTGCGCCGGAATTGGTGGAGCAAGCCCAGGCCGCGCTGCAGGCTAACCTGCAACGGGAACGGGAAACCGGCATTTTTCCCTTGCAACAGGAATGA